A region of the Balnearium lithotrophicum genome:
CTGTTCTGGAGGAAGTTTAATGGCCTTGGTCGTTCAGAAGTTTGGTGGAACTTCTATGGGGAGTATAGATAGAATTGTAAACAGAGTAGCTCAGAAAGTTATAAGTGAAAAGAAGAAGGGAAACGACGTCGTCGTTGTTGTTTCTGCAATGGCTGGAGAGACAGATAGATTGATAAACTTAGTTAAATCAATTACCGAAGAACCAAACGAGAGGGATATGGACTTTGTTGTTTCAACAGGAGAACAGGTCTCTGCCGGTCTCCTATCCATAGCTCTTAACAACTTAGGTTTCCCGGCTGTTGCCCTTTCTGGATGGCAGGCAGGCATCCGGACTGATAGAGCCTTTACTAAAGCGAGAATACTCTCTATTAATACCGATAAGATAAAAGAGTACTTAAACGAAGGAAAAATTGTTGTAATAACAGGATTTCAAGGAATAACAGAGAATGGAGAGGTTACAACTTTAGGTAGGGGAGGTTCTGATACTTCAGCAGTTGCAATTGCCGCTGCTCTTAATGCCGATAGGTGCGATATCTACACGGACGTTGATGGCGTTTACACTGCAGACCCGAGGATTGTTCCCGATGCAAGGAGAATTCCCGTTCTTTCCTACGAGGAGATGTTAGAACTAGCCTCCTTAGGAGCAAAGGTTCTTCAGATACGTTCAGTTGAGTTTGCAATGAAGTACAGAGTTCCTCTAAGGGTAAGAAGTACTTTTGCTGAGGATGAAGGAACGCTTATTAAGGAGGAAGATGAGACTATGGAAAGGGTAATTGTAAGGGGAATTGCACACAACAAAAACGAAGCAAGAATTACAGTTGAGAGGGTTCCCGATAAACCGGGAATTGCGGCGAAGATATTTGATGCCCTTGCAGATGCAAACATTCCCGTAGATATGATAGTTCAAAATGTTTCTGTTGATG
Encoded here:
- a CDS encoding aspartate kinase, which codes for MALVVQKFGGTSMGSIDRIVNRVAQKVISEKKKGNDVVVVVSAMAGETDRLINLVKSITEEPNERDMDFVVSTGEQVSAGLLSIALNNLGFPAVALSGWQAGIRTDRAFTKARILSINTDKIKEYLNEGKIVVITGFQGITENGEVTTLGRGGSDTSAVAIAAALNADRCDIYTDVDGVYTADPRIVPDARRIPVLSYEEMLELASLGAKVLQIRSVEFAMKYRVPLRVRSTFAEDEGTLIKEEDETMERVIVRGIAHNKNEARITVERVPDKPGIAAKIFDALADANIPVDMIVQNVSVDGFTDISFTVEKNDASKAERITKKVAEEIGARGVIRDDKIAKVSIVGLGMRSHAGVAGKVFETLAKYGINILMISTSEIKISCIIDEKFTELAVRVLHEAFELDKDEKERALI